From a region of the Candidatus Azobacteroides pseudotrichonymphae genomovar. CFP2 genome:
- the rsmI gene encoding 16S rRNA (cytidine(1402)-2'-O)-methyltransferase has protein sequence MLKTNKLYIVPTPIGNLEDMTFRAIRILKEVNLIFAENTRTTSFLLNHFDIKTRMQSCHKYNEHETVKQITWRIKIGENIALISDAGMPGISDPGFLLIRECIQQRIGIECLPGATAFVPALINSGLPIDHFCFEGFLPRKKGRQTKFEELTEEIRTIIIYESPFRIVKTLEQLAEYLGEKRLASISREISKLYEETIRGTLKDLILHFTKNKPKGEFVLVVSGKKFKS, from the coding sequence ATGCTAAAAACAAATAAATTATATATAGTTCCTACACCCATTGGTAATTTGGAAGACATGACTTTCAGAGCAATACGAATATTGAAGGAAGTAAATTTGATTTTTGCTGAAAATACTCGTACGACAAGTTTCTTATTAAATCATTTTGATATAAAAACCCGAATGCAATCTTGTCATAAGTATAATGAACATGAAACAGTTAAACAAATTACATGGAGAATAAAAATAGGTGAAAATATTGCTTTAATTTCAGATGCTGGTATGCCTGGAATTTCTGATCCAGGTTTTCTCTTAATAAGAGAATGCATCCAACAAAGAATAGGGATAGAATGTTTACCAGGAGCAACAGCTTTTGTACCAGCACTAATAAACTCTGGATTACCGATCGATCATTTTTGTTTCGAAGGCTTTTTACCTCGTAAAAAAGGTAGACAAACAAAATTTGAAGAATTAACCGAAGAGATTCGTACAATAATAATTTACGAATCTCCTTTTCGTATAGTAAAAACATTGGAACAGTTGGCAGAATATTTAGGAGAAAAACGATTAGCTTCTATTTCACGTGAAATATCCAAATTATATGAAGAAACTATACGAGGGACATTGAAAGATTTAATTCTCCATTTTACAAAAAACAAACCTAAAGGCGAATTTGTTCTGGTAGTAAGTGGGAAAAAATTTAAAAGTTAG
- a CDS encoding diphosphate--fructose-6-phosphate 1-phosphotransferase, with the protein MKKSILQIVRASYEPKVPKIMKRVIEIQEGNPTESVSDQEEIKKLFPNTYGLPIIQFVEGTEKKQRPPTNVGVILSGGQAPGGHNVIAGLFDGIKNMNPDSRLYGFLMGPVGLIEHKYKELTADIINEYRNVGGFDIIGSGRTKLDTEEQFNKGLKVLKKLNVSALVIIGGDDSNTNACILAEYYKRINANVQVIGCPKTIDGDLKNGIIETSFGFDTACKVYSEMIGNIQRDCNSSRKYWHFIKLMGRSASHIALECALQVQPNICIISEEIEAKNQSLDDIIQYIANIVAQRASNGDNFGTVLVPEGLVEFIPTMKNLISELNEYLAHNETEFKCIKHSKQRKHILDNLSHENAKIYESLPETIARQLTLDRDPHGNVQVSLIETEKLLAEMVKKRLEKMTSEGKYIGRFSTITHFFGYEGRCAAPSNYDADYCYSLGYTAAELIGNGKTGYMSLVRNTTAPVSEWIIGGIPITMMMNMERRHGKIKPVIQKALVKLDGMPFRAFASQRDQWAINTDYVYPGPIQYFGPSEICDQPSKTLQIEKSNTDY; encoded by the coding sequence ATGAAGAAAAGCATTTTACAGATTGTGCGAGCATCTTACGAGCCTAAGGTTCCAAAAATAATGAAAAGAGTAATAGAAATTCAAGAAGGGAACCCCACTGAATCAGTTTCCGACCAAGAAGAAATCAAAAAGCTTTTCCCTAATACTTACGGTTTACCAATCATACAGTTTGTAGAAGGAACAGAAAAAAAGCAGCGTCCACCTACTAACGTAGGTGTTATTTTATCGGGAGGACAAGCTCCCGGTGGACATAATGTAATCGCTGGGTTATTTGATGGTATTAAAAATATGAATCCCGATAGTCGTCTGTATGGATTTTTGATGGGTCCAGTGGGATTGATTGAGCATAAATATAAAGAACTCACAGCAGATATTATAAATGAATATCGTAATGTTGGTGGATTTGATATCATTGGTTCTGGACGTACAAAACTAGATACTGAAGAACAATTCAACAAAGGGTTGAAAGTTTTAAAAAAATTGAATGTATCAGCATTAGTAATTATTGGAGGAGATGATTCTAATACAAATGCCTGTATATTAGCCGAATATTACAAGCGAATCAATGCAAATGTTCAAGTAATTGGTTGTCCAAAAACTATTGACGGAGATTTAAAAAATGGAATAATAGAAACTTCTTTTGGTTTCGATACAGCTTGTAAGGTTTATTCGGAAATGATTGGGAATATTCAGCGCGATTGCAATTCTTCTCGAAAATATTGGCATTTTATTAAACTAATGGGTCGTTCAGCTTCTCATATTGCATTGGAATGTGCTTTACAAGTACAACCAAATATATGTATTATTTCAGAAGAGATTGAAGCTAAAAATCAATCTCTCGATGATATTATTCAGTACATTGCTAATATTGTAGCCCAAAGAGCTTCTAATGGAGATAACTTCGGAACAGTATTAGTTCCGGAAGGTTTGGTAGAGTTTATCCCTACAATGAAAAATCTAATTAGTGAATTGAACGAATATTTAGCCCACAACGAAACGGAATTTAAATGTATTAAGCATTCAAAACAACGAAAACATATCCTTGACAACTTAAGTCATGAAAATGCAAAGATTTACGAAAGTCTACCAGAAACCATAGCTCGTCAATTAACACTTGATAGAGATCCTCATGGCAATGTACAAGTTTCCTTGATTGAAACGGAAAAACTGCTAGCAGAAATGGTGAAAAAGCGCTTAGAAAAAATGACTTCGGAAGGGAAATATATAGGCAGATTTTCTACAATAACCCACTTCTTTGGATATGAAGGACGTTGTGCTGCACCATCTAACTATGATGCAGATTATTGTTATTCGTTAGGTTATACAGCAGCTGAATTGATTGGAAATGGAAAAACTGGTTATATGTCATTGGTTCGAAATACCACTGCCCCTGTCTCAGAATGGATTATAGGGGGAATACCTATTACAATGATGATGAATATGGAACGTCGTCATGGGAAAATAAAACCTGTTATTCAAAAAGCATTAGTAAAATTGGACGGAATGCCTTTTCGTGCATTCGCATCTCAACGTGATCAATGGGCAATTAATACGGATTATGTTTATCCAGGACCTATTCAATATTTTGGACCTAGCGAAATTTGTGACCAACCGTCAAAAACTTTGCAGATTGAAAAATCTAATACTGATTATTGA
- a CDS encoding peptidylprolyl isomerase, which yields MTKSKGSVFLQNISKWLIYYVIHLNKFIHSIIVLTLVSSGLINAQSNVIDEVVWTIGNEVILRSDVENVRLQMQINNQYIEGDPYCVIPEQLAIQKLYLRQAKLDSINIPESQVSQMTESWINHLIDQIGSKEKVEEYCGKPISVLREEKKQAIREQGMIQAMQNKLVSGVKVTPSDIRNFYNQIPQDSLPFIPTTVEVEIITLKPLVTLEEINNIKQKLKEYIELVTSGQKEFSTLARLYSEDINSAMKGGELNFVCKSSLSPEFAAVAFELSNPKKVSRIVETEYGYHIIQLIEKKGDRINVRHILLKPHATKEELAKVSYRLDSIRTDIIRGKLTFEEAVTCVSQDKNTRNNKGLMVNYNGQVGIEHMITSHFEIRELPPEISKAIRGMQVGDISKPFTMINSEQKEVISIVKLKSRIECHKASFANDYQILKEILERKKQNQVLTEWLNRKKQETYIHISDNWKNCNYQIKGWHVE from the coding sequence ATGACTAAGTCAAAGGGTTCTGTTTTTCTACAGAATATTTCCAAATGGTTAATTTATTATGTTATTCATTTAAATAAATTTATTCATTCAATCATAGTGTTAACACTAGTTTCATCAGGATTGATAAATGCACAAAGTAATGTAATTGATGAAGTTGTTTGGACGATAGGAAACGAGGTAATTCTTCGCTCTGATGTGGAGAATGTACGTTTGCAAATGCAAATAAATAATCAGTACATAGAGGGTGATCCTTATTGTGTTATTCCAGAACAATTGGCTATTCAAAAATTATATTTGCGTCAGGCGAAATTAGATAGTATTAATATACCTGAGTCACAAGTTTCCCAAATGACAGAATCATGGATTAATCATCTGATTGACCAAATAGGTTCTAAAGAAAAAGTGGAGGAGTATTGTGGAAAACCTATTAGTGTTTTACGTGAAGAAAAAAAGCAAGCTATAAGGGAACAAGGTATGATTCAAGCAATGCAAAATAAATTAGTCAGTGGTGTAAAAGTAACTCCTTCCGATATTCGTAATTTTTACAATCAGATTCCACAAGATAGTTTACCTTTCATACCAACTACTGTAGAGGTAGAAATTATAACACTAAAGCCACTTGTCACTTTGGAGGAAATAAATAATATTAAACAGAAATTAAAGGAATATATTGAATTAGTTACTTCTGGACAAAAAGAATTTTCAACTTTAGCACGTCTTTATTCTGAAGATATAAATTCAGCAATGAAGGGGGGAGAATTAAATTTTGTATGTAAAAGTAGTTTATCCCCTGAGTTTGCAGCAGTAGCCTTTGAACTAAGTAACCCTAAAAAAGTTTCTCGAATTGTAGAAACAGAATATGGTTATCATATTATTCAATTGATAGAAAAAAAAGGAGATCGTATTAATGTCCGTCATATCCTTTTAAAACCTCATGCTACTAAGGAAGAGCTGGCAAAAGTTTCTTATCGTCTTGATTCTATTCGAACAGATATAATAAGGGGGAAACTTACATTTGAGGAAGCAGTTACCTGTGTTTCACAAGACAAAAATACTCGTAATAATAAAGGTTTAATGGTGAATTATAATGGTCAAGTTGGAATAGAACATATGATTACTTCTCATTTTGAAATTAGAGAGCTACCGCCAGAAATTAGTAAAGCCATTCGTGGAATGCAAGTAGGTGATATATCCAAACCATTTACTATGATTAATTCTGAACAAAAAGAGGTCATTTCAATTGTTAAATTGAAATCAAGAATTGAATGTCATAAAGCTAGCTTTGCAAATGACTATCAAATTTTAAAAGAAATATTAGAGCGAAAAAAACAAAATCAGGTTCTTACCGAATGGTTAAATAGAAAAAAACAAGAAACATACATCCATATTAGTGACAATTGGAAAAATTGTAATTATCAAATTAAAGGTTGGCATGTTGAATAG